A single region of the Pontimicrobium sp. SW4 genome encodes:
- a CDS encoding SCO family protein, translating into MKAIKYIGILFIAIFISSCKDNSSNDIASVYQCPMKCEAEKTFDKPGSCSVCNMDLQPIAIELNDEPISEEISETSIFNLDSKWHTEEGETILLEDLKGKTLVMVMIYTTCKAACPRLVADMRNIEKQIPNNKDLRYVLVSIDPVNDTPERLKAFAIENQMDAEHWTFLQGTESTVREFANVLAVKYKQISPLDFSHSNIISVFNDKGELMHQQEGLGVDNKETVSTILELVK; encoded by the coding sequence ATGAAAGCAATAAAATATATAGGAATTCTTTTCATTGCAATTTTTATAAGCTCATGTAAGGATAATTCAAGTAATGACATTGCTAGTGTATATCAATGCCCTATGAAATGTGAAGCAGAAAAAACGTTTGACAAACCTGGAAGTTGTAGTGTTTGTAACATGGACTTACAACCCATTGCAATTGAGTTAAATGATGAACCTATTTCCGAAGAAATATCAGAAACCTCAATTTTCAATTTAGATTCTAAGTGGCATACAGAAGAAGGAGAAACCATATTACTAGAAGATTTAAAAGGTAAAACCTTGGTAATGGTCATGATTTATACAACATGTAAAGCTGCTTGCCCAAGATTGGTTGCAGACATGCGAAATATAGAAAAACAAATTCCTAATAATAAAGATTTGCGCTATGTTTTAGTTAGTATAGACCCAGTAAATGACACTCCAGAACGTCTAAAAGCATTTGCTATAGAAAATCAAATGGATGCAGAGCATTGGACGTTTTTGCAAGGTACAGAGAGTACAGTCCGTGAGTTTGCAAATGTACTTGCTGTCAAATACAAGCAAATCTCTCCATTAGATTTTTCACACTCAAATATTATAAGTGTGTTTAATGACAAAGGAGAACTGATGCATCAACAAGAAGGGCTAGGAGTAGATAATAAAGAAACAGTTTCAACAATATTAGAGTTAGTAAAATAA
- a CDS encoding c-type cytochrome → MKSFVKPLILTIIVLILATLFFSYKKIKLDYQDVAIVESQEHPGKKLMETNCYVCHNPVTSHDDRLAPPMIAVKKHYKNNNITKKEFIANFKKWVNKPSEEISKMPGAIRKFNIMPYAPYSEEDIEQIADYIYDNDIEQPEWFDEHYKQEQKKGMGKGKNKN, encoded by the coding sequence ATGAAAAGTTTTGTCAAACCCTTAATTCTAACAATAATTGTATTGATTCTAGCCACATTGTTTTTTAGTTATAAAAAAATAAAACTAGATTATCAAGACGTAGCTATTGTAGAAAGTCAAGAGCACCCAGGAAAAAAACTTATGGAAACTAATTGCTATGTATGCCACAACCCTGTGACTTCGCATGATGATAGATTAGCACCTCCAATGATTGCTGTTAAGAAGCATTATAAAAATAATAATATCACTAAGAAAGAGTTTATTGCTAATTTTAAGAAATGGGTTAATAAACCTTCAGAAGAAATATCAAAAATGCCTGGAGCTATTAGAAAATTTAATATTATGCCTTACGCTCCTTATTCAGAAGAAGACATTGAACAAATTGCTGATTACATATATGATAATGATATTGAACAACCAGAATGGTTTGATGAACATTATAAGCAAGAACAAAAAAAAGGTATGGGGAAAGGAAAAAATAAAAACTAA
- the nirK gene encoding copper-containing nitrite reductase — protein MIKLNKLVSKVSMLVASFVLVFSCGDSASNEKVAMQDPTTIVIKGTMEAELTAPPFVPAPVGDRPAKKLIVNMEILEEVGTMTDGVEYVYWTFGGSVPGSFIRTRVGDEVEFTLSNHPDNKLPHNIDLHAVTGPGGGATSSFVAPGHEKVFSFKTLNPGLYVYHCATAPVGMHIANGMYGLILVEPEGGLPPVDKEYYIMQGDFYTKGENGEPGLQPFDMQKAVDEDADYVVFNGKVGALTGDGAITANVGETVRLYVGNGGPNLTSSFHVIGEIFDNVHVEGGSIINKDVQTTLIPAGGAAIVDFKVDVPGTFILVDHAIFRAFNKGALGMLKVNGEEDKQIYSGVKQEGIYNPEGGTIQTMPNDGSAVVATNTNKSLSEKMISGKQIYMKTCFACHQAEGQGIPNAFPPLAKSDYLNADVKRAIGAVLNGLTGEITVNGQKYNSIMTKQTLTDEEIADVMTYVYNSWGNNKTNVTPTMVAEVKSSH, from the coding sequence ATGATAAAATTAAATAAATTAGTATCAAAAGTAAGTATGTTAGTTGCTTCTTTTGTTTTAGTATTTAGCTGCGGAGATTCTGCATCTAATGAAAAAGTAGCAATGCAAGATCCAACTACAATAGTAATAAAAGGAACCATGGAAGCTGAATTAACAGCACCGCCTTTTGTACCTGCTCCAGTTGGAGATCGTCCAGCAAAAAAATTGATAGTTAACATGGAAATCCTTGAAGAGGTAGGAACCATGACTGACGGTGTAGAGTATGTCTACTGGACATTTGGTGGATCTGTGCCTGGGAGTTTTATTAGAACTCGAGTAGGCGATGAGGTCGAATTTACCTTATCTAACCATCCAGATAATAAATTACCACATAATATTGATTTACATGCGGTTACTGGTCCAGGTGGTGGGGCAACATCATCGTTTGTGGCACCAGGACATGAAAAAGTGTTTTCGTTTAAAACCTTAAATCCAGGACTATATGTGTATCACTGTGCCACTGCACCAGTTGGAATGCATATTGCAAATGGTATGTATGGTTTAATTCTGGTTGAACCAGAAGGAGGCTTGCCACCAGTTGATAAAGAATACTATATCATGCAAGGAGATTTCTATACTAAAGGAGAAAATGGAGAACCAGGGTTACAACCTTTCGATATGCAAAAAGCGGTAGATGAAGATGCAGATTATGTAGTATTTAATGGTAAAGTAGGAGCTTTGACAGGAGATGGAGCGATTACAGCTAATGTTGGAGAAACTGTTCGCCTTTACGTAGGTAATGGTGGTCCAAACTTAACATCGTCATTTCACGTAATTGGAGAAATTTTTGATAATGTCCATGTTGAAGGTGGTTCTATAATTAATAAAGATGTGCAAACAACTTTAATTCCAGCTGGTGGAGCTGCAATTGTTGACTTTAAAGTAGATGTTCCTGGAACTTTTATTTTAGTGGATCATGCTATCTTTAGAGCCTTTAATAAAGGAGCTTTAGGAATGTTGAAAGTAAACGGAGAAGAGGACAAGCAAATATACTCAGGTGTAAAACAAGAGGGTATTTATAATCCAGAGGGAGGAACAATTCAAACAATGCCAAATGATGGTTCTGCTGTTGTTGCTACAAACACAAACAAATCGCTAAGTGAAAAGATGATTTCTGGTAAGCAAATATATATGAAAACGTGTTTTGCATGTCATCAAGCCGAAGGTCAAGGTATACCAAATGCATTTCCTCCTTTAGCTAAATCAGATTATTTAAATGCTGATGTTAAAAGAGCTATAGGTGCTGTATTAAATGGTTTAACTGGTGAAATAACGGTTAACGGACAAAAATATAATAGCATAATGACTAAGCAAACATTAACAGATGAAGAAATTGCTGATGTTATGACATACGTTTATAATTCTTGGGGAAATAATAAAACTAACGTAACTCCTACAATGGTTGCTGAAGTTAAAAGTTCTCATTAA
- a CDS encoding formylglycine-generating enzyme family protein produces MVKIEGGTYIPLYGRDSLPVTISDFQMDVYPVTNQQYLEFVKKYPKWKRSNVKKLFADDNYLRDWKSDTLLGKDQSLKAPITNISWFAAKDYCECQGKRLPTLDEWEYVAMANKEMPDARRLKKYNEFILSWYEKPKTSNNEIGSTFENYWKVYDLHGLVWEWTYDFNSVLISGESRKDVDDDSNLFCGSAAVGTTDLMNYAAFMRYAIRGSLNANYTMKNLGFRCVKDENN; encoded by the coding sequence ATGGTTAAAATTGAAGGAGGAACTTATATTCCATTATATGGAAGAGATTCATTACCGGTTACTATTTCCGATTTTCAAATGGACGTCTATCCAGTTACCAATCAACAATATTTAGAGTTTGTAAAAAAGTATCCTAAATGGAAAAGATCTAACGTTAAAAAGTTATTTGCAGACGACAACTATCTAAGGGATTGGAAATCTGATACACTTTTAGGTAAAGACCAATCACTAAAAGCACCAATCACTAATATTTCTTGGTTTGCAGCAAAAGATTACTGTGAATGTCAAGGAAAACGATTGCCAACTTTAGATGAATGGGAATATGTAGCCATGGCAAACAAAGAAATGCCAGATGCTAGAAGATTAAAGAAGTATAATGAGTTTATCCTCTCATGGTACGAGAAACCAAAAACTTCAAATAATGAGATTGGTTCTACATTTGAAAATTACTGGAAAGTCTATGATTTACATGGTTTGGTTTGGGAATGGACGTACGATTTTAATTCGGTTTTAATTTCTGGAGAGTCTCGTAAAGATGTAGATGATGACAGTAACCTATTCTGCGGAAGTGCTGCAGTAGGCACTACAGATTTAATGAACTATGCCGCATTTATGCGTTACGCCATAAGAGGAAGTTTAAACGCAAATTATACAATGAAAAACTTAGGTTTTAGATGTGTAAAAGATGAAAACAACTAA
- the ric gene encoding iron-sulfur cluster repair di-iron protein — translation MKVKENNTVAEVVVDNIKAAHVFKKYGIDFCCGGGITLEKACKNNNADFDALKAEIEALDTNTNRLYNYDKWELDFLIDHIVNIHHTYVEENIPILLQYANKVAKVHGHHYTEVVKINNLVEAVVKELAAHMKKEELILFPYIKQQVRALKEGVKPPTPHFGSVNNPIDMMLDEHETAGDIFKEIAALSNNYAPPEEACNTFRALYSKLEEFEQDLHQHIHLENNILFPKAIQLEQ, via the coding sequence ATGAAAGTAAAAGAAAATAACACAGTTGCCGAAGTGGTTGTAGACAATATAAAAGCAGCTCATGTTTTTAAAAAGTATGGTATAGATTTTTGCTGTGGTGGCGGAATCACTTTAGAGAAAGCGTGTAAAAACAACAACGCAGATTTTGATGCTTTAAAAGCAGAAATTGAAGCACTAGATACCAATACGAATAGATTATATAATTATGATAAATGGGAATTAGATTTCTTGATAGATCATATTGTAAATATTCATCATACATATGTTGAAGAAAACATTCCAATACTTCTACAGTATGCAAATAAAGTGGCAAAAGTACATGGACACCATTATACTGAGGTTGTTAAAATTAATAACTTAGTTGAAGCTGTTGTTAAAGAGCTAGCAGCGCATATGAAAAAAGAAGAGCTTATACTTTTTCCTTATATAAAACAACAAGTAAGAGCTTTAAAAGAGGGTGTTAAACCACCAACACCACATTTTGGTTCTGTAAACAACCCAATTGATATGATGTTGGATGAACATGAAACTGCTGGAGATATTTTTAAAGAAATTGCTGCTTTGAGTAATAATTATGCACCTCCAGAAGAGGCGTGTAATACCTTTAGAGCACTATATTCAAAACTGGAAGAGTTTGAGCAAGATTTACATCAACATATTCATTTAGAAAATAACATTTTATTTCCTAAAGCTATTCAACTAGAACAATAA
- a CDS encoding alginate export family protein produces the protein MKKIIFSGLLIISIIGNTNSQQLDISAELRPRYENKHGFGTLLATDADGSNFISQRTRLNFDFKQDNLIFKMSLQNVRVWGDVNTLSSDDTANALHEAWAEAVLNDKISLKLGRQEIAYDDQRIFGSVDWAQQARSHDAFLFKYVPNAKNRLDIGLALNSDSQSNLDNLYSNAAGYKAFQYAWYHGDFDNLGLSVLLLNTGIEYLDNINEQTLDYMQTIGSRLTYKFDKFNVNGAAYFQTGKSFDNKVSASYFTGNLSYKISSDISLGLGYEYLSGKDQDDVDTDIKSFMPLFGTNHKFNGWMDYFYVGNHGGSVGLNDISFTFSYQKDKFSAKLVPHLFSSVANIYDGSTKMDNNLGTEIDLTFGYKISEDILLNAGYSKMLSTESMEIIKVGGDSDENNSWAWVMITFKPQLFSTKQQ, from the coding sequence ATGAAAAAAATAATTTTTTCAGGACTCCTTATTATCTCAATAATAGGTAATACTAACTCTCAACAATTAGACATATCAGCCGAATTAAGACCACGCTACGAAAATAAACATGGTTTTGGTACATTACTAGCAACAGACGCAGATGGTTCTAATTTTATATCTCAAAGAACAAGGTTAAATTTTGATTTTAAACAGGACAACTTAATATTTAAGATGTCACTTCAAAATGTTAGAGTTTGGGGAGATGTAAACACTTTGTCTAGTGATGATACTGCTAATGCATTACACGAAGCTTGGGCAGAAGCAGTATTAAATGACAAAATATCATTAAAGCTTGGACGTCAAGAAATTGCTTATGATGATCAAAGAATATTCGGTAGTGTTGATTGGGCACAACAAGCAAGAAGTCATGACGCATTTTTATTTAAATATGTACCAAATGCAAAAAACAGGTTAGACATTGGATTAGCTTTAAACTCTGATTCTCAAAGTAATTTAGATAACTTGTATAGTAATGCAGCTGGTTATAAAGCGTTCCAATATGCTTGGTACCATGGTGATTTTGATAATTTAGGATTGAGCGTTTTGCTTTTAAATACTGGAATAGAATATCTAGATAATATTAATGAACAAACCTTAGATTATATGCAAACCATAGGTTCGCGATTAACTTATAAGTTTGATAAGTTTAATGTAAATGGAGCTGCGTATTTTCAAACAGGAAAATCTTTTGATAACAAAGTTAGTGCGTCATATTTTACAGGAAACTTATCCTATAAAATATCTAGCGATATTTCTTTAGGTTTAGGTTACGAATATTTATCTGGAAAAGATCAAGATGATGTTGATACAGATATAAAATCTTTCATGCCTTTATTTGGTACTAACCACAAGTTTAATGGTTGGATGGATTACTTCTATGTAGGGAATCATGGAGGCTCTGTTGGATTAAATGATATTAGTTTTACATTTTCATATCAAAAAGATAAATTTTCAGCGAAATTAGTACCACATTTATTCTCTTCAGTAGCCAACATTTATGATGGTTCAACTAAAATGGATAATAATTTAGGAACAGAAATAGACCTTACTTTTGGATATAAAATATCTGAAGATATATTATTGAACGCAGGCTATTCAAAAATGTTATCGACAGAATCTATGGAAATTATAAAAGTGGGAGGAGATAGTGACGAAAACAATTCTTGGGCATGGGTAATGATCACTTTTAAGCCACAATTATTTTCGACAAAGCAACAATAA
- a CDS encoding CbbQ/NirQ/NorQ/GpvN family protein — protein MNTIAPYYLPVGKEIQVFEKTYLNKLPFLLKGPTGTGKSRFIEFMAHKLDKELITVSCHEETSSTDLIGRFIIKGAETVWLDGPLTSAVKKGAILYLDEVAEARPDVIVAIHSLTDHRRELFIDKLGETVKAHEDFCLVASFNPGYQRGFKELKPSTRQRFVAISFDYPEPKTEAEILVSETGVEASIAKKLVNIATKIRNLTELGLTETVSTRLLVDAAKLIHSDLPKRLSVHVAIVEPLTDDPEVIIALKDLCDLMI, from the coding sequence GTGAATACTATAGCACCATATTATCTTCCTGTTGGAAAGGAGATTCAAGTTTTTGAAAAAACATATTTAAACAAGTTACCTTTTTTATTAAAAGGGCCAACTGGAACAGGAAAATCAAGATTTATAGAGTTTATGGCTCATAAATTAGATAAAGAACTCATTACAGTTTCCTGTCATGAAGAAACGTCGTCAACCGATTTAATTGGGCGTTTTATTATAAAAGGGGCAGAAACCGTTTGGCTAGATGGTCCTTTAACTTCAGCAGTTAAAAAAGGAGCTATTTTGTATTTAGATGAGGTTGCCGAAGCACGGCCAGATGTAATTGTAGCCATACACTCTTTAACCGATCATAGGCGTGAATTGTTTATCGATAAATTAGGTGAAACAGTTAAAGCACACGAAGATTTTTGTCTAGTAGCATCATTTAATCCTGGGTATCAAAGAGGTTTTAAAGAGTTGAAACCATCAACTAGACAACGTTTTGTTGCTATTTCATTTGATTACCCAGAACCTAAAACAGAAGCAGAGATTTTAGTTTCAGAAACTGGTGTCGAAGCTTCAATTGCTAAAAAATTAGTGAATATTGCTACAAAAATTAGAAACTTAACAGAGTTAGGTCTAACCGAAACAGTTTCTACACGTTTATTGGTAGATGCAGCAAAATTAATACATAGTGATTTACCTAAACGTTTATCTGTGCATGTAGCAATTGTTGAGCCTTTAACAGATGATCCCGAAGTGATTATAGCACTAAAAGATTTGTGTGATTTAATGATATAA
- a CDS encoding cytochrome c produces the protein MLSKKQARAFFLGGTLVTFLVFIGLTVYSLSMSQDQSNHENITESVVRGKKIWEENNCMGCHTILGEGAYYAPELTKVIDRLNMKYDGQGEEVIKSILMSQVPWQPNGRKMVAYSMTEQEAEDMIAFFEWIGEIDLNGFDRIVSPLAKDRINN, from the coding sequence ATGTTATCTAAAAAACAAGCAAGAGCTTTCTTTCTAGGCGGAACCTTAGTAACATTTTTAGTATTCATTGGTTTGACTGTGTATTCTTTGTCGATGTCACAGGATCAATCTAACCATGAAAACATTACTGAATCTGTTGTTCGAGGAAAAAAAATCTGGGAGGAGAACAATTGTATGGGCTGCCATACAATACTAGGAGAAGGAGCATACTATGCTCCAGAGTTAACTAAGGTTATCGATAGACTCAATATGAAGTACGATGGCCAAGGAGAAGAAGTTATAAAAAGTATTTTAATGTCTCAAGTACCATGGCAACCAAATGGAAGAAAAATGGTGGCTTATAGTATGACAGAACAAGAAGCTGAAGATATGATTGCTTTTTTTGAATGGATAGGCGAAATAGACCTTAATGGCTTCGATCGAATTGTATCCCCATTAGCAAAAGATAGAATCAATAACTAA
- a CDS encoding MBL fold metallo-hydrolase has product MKVEQLFTGCLAEMAYYIESNGEAAVIDPLRETEPYLRMAEADKAKIKYIFLTHFHADFVSGQYDLAQKTGAKIVFGPHATAEYDIYNGKDGEEFLLGGGKITLLHTPGHTMESSSYLITDEEGNTPYVCTGDCLFIGDVGRPDLAVKQGTLTEEDLAGYLYDSLRNKIMTLPDDIIVYPNHGAGSACGKNMSSETFDTLGNQKKTNYALRADMTKEEFIVEVTTGLKPPPQYFPNNVRMNKTVNTSIDEVLHRGTTPLDPATFKEMSEQKDVLVVDTRSKESYTEEGTVPGAWYIGIDGSFAPWVGALIKDINQKIIFIADDELRVNEIVTRFSRVGYDNTLGYLNGGIKDWIAHGFEVDRIDSMSAIEFAKRLSEGSMEKPVDVRKESEYLSEHVKEVENFPLDWIHENFAEINPGKEYFLHCASGYRSLVAASIFKANGVKKVTDVRGGFKDLKETGVPMTDYVCPTTLL; this is encoded by the coding sequence ATGAAAGTAGAACAATTATTTACTGGATGTCTTGCCGAAATGGCTTATTATATAGAGTCTAATGGTGAAGCAGCTGTTATTGATCCTTTAAGAGAAACTGAGCCTTATTTAAGAATGGCTGAAGCAGATAAAGCTAAAATAAAGTATATTTTCTTAACACATTTCCATGCAGATTTTGTGTCTGGACAATACGATTTAGCACAAAAAACAGGTGCAAAAATTGTTTTTGGCCCTCATGCAACAGCCGAATATGATATTTATAATGGTAAAGATGGTGAAGAGTTCTTACTAGGTGGTGGTAAAATTACGTTATTGCATACACCTGGACATACAATGGAATCATCTTCATACTTAATTACCGATGAAGAAGGAAATACGCCTTACGTATGTACTGGTGACTGTTTGTTTATTGGTGATGTTGGTAGACCAGATTTAGCTGTAAAGCAAGGAACTTTAACTGAAGAAGACTTAGCAGGTTATTTATACGATTCTTTAAGAAACAAAATAATGACCTTACCTGATGATATTATAGTATATCCTAATCATGGAGCAGGATCAGCTTGTGGAAAAAATATGAGTAGTGAAACTTTTGATACATTAGGTAATCAAAAGAAGACTAATTATGCGTTACGAGCAGATATGACAAAAGAAGAATTTATTGTGGAGGTAACTACTGGTTTAAAGCCGCCACCACAATATTTTCCTAATAATGTTCGTATGAATAAAACTGTAAACACTAGCATTGATGAGGTGTTACATAGAGGTACTACGCCATTAGATCCAGCTACTTTTAAAGAAATGAGTGAGCAAAAAGATGTCCTTGTTGTTGACACACGCTCTAAAGAATCTTATACAGAGGAAGGAACTGTTCCTGGAGCTTGGTATATTGGTATAGATGGTAGTTTTGCACCTTGGGTAGGCGCATTAATAAAAGATATTAATCAGAAAATCATTTTTATTGCTGATGATGAATTGCGAGTTAATGAAATAGTAACACGCTTTTCAAGAGTGGGCTACGATAACACATTAGGGTATTTAAATGGAGGTATTAAAGATTGGATTGCTCATGGATTCGAAGTAGATAGAATTGATTCAATGTCGGCAATTGAATTTGCAAAACGACTATCCGAAGGTTCTATGGAAAAACCTGTGGATGTTCGTAAAGAATCAGAATACTTATCTGAGCATGTTAAAGAAGTTGAGAATTTTCCTTTAGATTGGATACATGAAAATTTTGCAGAAATCAACCCTGGCAAAGAATATTTCTTGCACTGTGCTAGTGGATACCGTTCTTTAGTAGCAGCTTCAATTTTTAAAGCAAATGGTGTTAAAAAAGTAACTGATGTAAGAGGCGGATTTAAAGATTTAAAGGAAACAGGTGTGCCAATGACAGATTATGTTTGTCCAACGACATTGCTATAG
- a CDS encoding cbb3-type cytochrome c oxidase subunit I, with protein sequence MKYKSQKVAYWFFALSMLLLVLQITYGFIMGFARIGFDNLHDFIPFNTARAVHTNLLVVWLLSGFMGAAYYIIPEEAQRELVSVKLAYVQLISLAVVGVVAIVGYHFNYWEGRKFLEIPRPLDFLVVANVLLFLGLILVTLFKGKRKTTTALVLSMGLLFAALLYLPGMLPFDSQVTDSFFRWWVVHLWVEGVWELIMGGILSFLLIKLTGVDREVIEKWLYVIVGLTFLSGVLGTGHHYYYIGVNKIWLIVGGIFSALEPLAFLAMALFAVNMYRKGEKKHPNKLALYWTLGAAIVSFVGAGLLGFAHTLPQTNLYTHGTLVTAMHGHLAFWGAYGMIVLAIISYALPNLTGRKLYESTRGRAAYWLSNIGMIGMTVAFGVAGVAQVYLERKFGMDFMQVQGEISIHFVVLILCATIFTTGIILYVIDFYKHGRPNDEALELDN encoded by the coding sequence ATGAAATATAAATCACAAAAAGTTGCCTATTGGTTTTTTGCCCTTTCTATGTTACTACTCGTATTGCAAATAACATACGGTTTTATAATGGGTTTTGCTAGAATAGGTTTCGACAATTTACACGACTTTATTCCTTTTAATACAGCAAGAGCTGTGCATACTAATTTACTAGTTGTATGGTTATTATCTGGTTTTATGGGAGCTGCATATTATATTATTCCAGAAGAAGCTCAGCGCGAATTAGTGAGCGTAAAATTAGCTTATGTTCAATTAATAAGTTTAGCTGTAGTTGGTGTTGTAGCTATAGTAGGGTACCACTTTAACTATTGGGAAGGAAGAAAATTTTTAGAAATACCAAGACCTTTAGATTTCTTGGTTGTAGCAAATGTGCTCTTGTTTTTAGGACTTATTCTCGTCACACTTTTTAAAGGGAAACGAAAAACAACAACAGCATTAGTCCTATCTATGGGATTATTGTTTGCTGCTTTGTTATACTTACCAGGTATGCTGCCATTTGATAGTCAAGTAACCGATTCATTTTTTAGATGGTGGGTTGTGCACTTATGGGTAGAAGGTGTTTGGGAATTAATTATGGGAGGTATTCTATCTTTCTTATTAATTAAACTTACTGGTGTAGATAGAGAAGTTATTGAAAAATGGTTGTATGTAATTGTTGGGTTAACATTCTTATCTGGAGTATTAGGAACAGGACATCACTACTATTACATTGGTGTAAATAAAATTTGGTTAATTGTTGGTGGTATATTCTCAGCTCTTGAGCCTTTAGCATTCTTAGCAATGGCATTATTTGCAGTTAATATGTATAGAAAAGGCGAGAAAAAGCATCCAAATAAATTAGCATTATACTGGACTTTAGGAGCTGCTATAGTATCCTTTGTTGGAGCTGGGTTATTAGGTTTTGCTCATACATTACCACAAACAAATTTATACACACACGGAACACTCGTTACAGCAATGCATGGTCACTTAGCGTTTTGGGGAGCTTATGGTATGATTGTTTTAGCAATTATAAGTTATGCATTACCAAATTTAACTGGACGAAAATTATACGAAAGTACAAGAGGTAGAGCTGCATATTGGTTGTCTAATATTGGAATGATTGGTATGACGGTAGCTTTTGGAGTTGCTGGTGTTGCTCAAGTATACTTAGAAAGAAAATTTGGTATGGACTTTATGCAAGTTCAGGGAGAAATCAGCATACACTTTGTTGTACTAATACTATGTGCAACAATCTTTACAACAGGTATCATACTATATGTAATAGATTTTTACAAACATGGGAGACCAAATGATGAAGCATTAGAATTAGACAATTAA